In the Arachis ipaensis cultivar K30076 chromosome B10, Araip1.1, whole genome shotgun sequence genome, one interval contains:
- the LOC107623369 gene encoding uncharacterized protein LOC107623369, which yields MENRQENLFPPSLPNQQLLFFDEELWLMAEERAQEILCTIQPNVISEVTRKEIIEYVRRLIRGYYGAEVFPFGSVPLKTYLPDGDIDLTALSHEKDEEDLANMVCSMLQSKGNSEFQVTDIQHIHAKVQVVKCTVKNIAVDISFNQMAGLCAMHFLEQVDKLAGKNHLLKRSIILIKAWCYYESRILGAHHGLLSTYAVEILVLYIINLYHSSLRGPLEVLYKFLDYYSAFDWESNYVTIDGSKPLSSLPEIIETPECERVGFLLDKEFLKNYRDTCSILAKESETKTHEFPTKYMNILDPLRNDNNLGRSVSRGNLHRIRFALSFGARKLKEILALPGEKMGSALERFFMNTLDRNGKGQRPDVEVPVHAFGTGRCEEPVLYGDCENYYDALQYLQLYCSSPRPLSALPSSQSSATQADIHAVSTQQNWNLYYQSGASVYVPIQTDVYAPTCPDVYVPIQNDVYVPIQTDVYAPAHTFYRQNVPHATFGLEATFGLEEIRKSRGTGTYIPDVTHNSYWDMRLKENKPRRHAPVNHHNVLPKSPPKKPPPEEVHSKETNSNSNIVKVANEEFAIPSGMSHNVLPKSPQEKQPPEEVHSNETPGANGNSRPFELAKEEFPLLSSIHQKSTPEVQESIHFTISEQAKNSPLCQLNIKFGSYGKSEPSLPTMDKKADSSALSSESTMIVVPGMAKQRNKECSESDVKRGE from the exons ATGGAAAATAGGCAAGAAAATTTGTTTCCCCCATCCTTGCCTAACCAACAACTGCTGTTCTTCGATGAGGAACTATGGCTGATGGCTGAAGAAAGGGCCCAAGAGATACTATGTACAATTCAACCAAATGTAATTTCTGAGGTGACTAGAAAGGAGATTATTGAATATGTTCGGAGGCTGATTAGAGGTTACTATGGAGCAGAG GTCTTTCCATTTGGTTCAGTCCCGCTAAAAACTTATCTTCCGGATGGAGATATTGACTTGACAGCTCTCAGTCATGAAAAGGATGAGGAGGATTTGGCTAACATGGTATGCAGTATGCTCCAAAGTAAAGGCAATTCTGAATTCCAAGTGACAGACATACAACATATACATGCAAAG GTCCAAGTTGTGAAATGCACGGTGAAAAATATTGCAGTTGACATCTCTTTCAATCAGATGGCTGGACTTTGTgctatgcactttcttgagcag GTTGACAAACTTGCTGGGAAAAACCATCTTTTGAAGCGCAGTATTATCTTAATCAAAGCTTGGTGCTATTATGAGAGCCGAATTCTTGGTGCACACCATGGCCTGTTATCCACATATGCAGTGGAAATATTAGTTTTGTATATTATCAATCTTTATCATTCATCATTGCGTGGTCCTCTAGAG GTGTTGTACAAATTTTTGGACTACTACAGTGCGTTTGATTGGGAAAGTAACTATGTCACAATTGATGGTTCCAAGCCCTTATCTTCACTTCCAGAAATTATTG AGACACCAGAATGTGAGCGGGTCGGTTTTTTGCTTGACAAAGAGTTTCTGAAAAATTACAGGGATACGTGCTCTATTTTAGCAAAAGAGTCCGAGACTAAAACTCATGAATTTCCCACCAAGTATATGAACATTTTGGATCCTCTAAGAAACGACAACAACCTAGGTCGTAGCGTCAGCAGAG GAAATTTGCATCGAATTAGATTTGCTCTTTCCTTTGGCGCTCGAAAGCTTAAGGAGATCCTTGCACTTCCTGGGGAAAAGATGGGTTCAGCACTAGAGAGGTTTTTCATGAACACTTTGGACAGAAATGGGAAAGGGCAAAGGCCAGATGTTGAAGTTCCTGTTCATGCATTTGGTACTGGAAGATGTGAAGAACCTGTACTCTATGGAGATTGTGAAAATTACTATGATGCCCTACAATATCTTCAGTTATACTGTAGCTCTCCCAGGCCGTTATCTGCACTTCCAAGCTCACAATCATCAGCCACTCAGGCTGACATCCATGCAGTATCGACGCAACAAAACTGGAATTTGTATTATCAAAGTGGTGCTAGTGTGTATGTACCAATACAGACAGATGTATATGCCCCAACATGTCCTGATGTTTATGTACCAATACAGAATGATGTATATGTCCCTATACAAACCGATGTATATGCCCCAGCACATACATTCTATCGACAGAATGTTCCGCACGCAACTTTCGGCCTTGAAGCAACTTTCGGCCTTGAAGAAATACGGAAATCACGAGGAACTGGCACATACATACCTGATGTG ACTCATAATTCTTATTGGGATATGCGCTTAAAGGAGAACAAACCAAGGAGACATGCTCCTGTGAATCACCATAATGTGTTACCAAAATCACCTCCGAAAAAGCCACCACCGGAGGAGGTTCATTCCAAAGAAACAAACAGTAATTCAAATATTGTCAAGGTTGCAAATGAAGAATTTGCAATTCCTTCAGGCATGAGTCATAATGTATTGCCTAAATCACCTCAGGAAAAGCAGCCACCAGAGGAGGTTCATTCCAATGAGACACCTGGCGCAAACGGTAATTCAAGGCCGTTTGAGCTTGCGAAGGAAGAATTCCCTCTTCTTTCAAGCATTCACCAAAAAAGCACACCAGAAGTCCAGGAGTCTATTCATTTTACTATCTCTGAGCAGGCCAAGAATTCCCCCTTATGTCAACTCAATATCAAATTCGGAAGTTACGGGAAATCAGAACCGAGTTTGCCAACAATGGATAAGAAGGCGGATTCCAGCGCTTTGTCATCCGAGAGCACAATGATTGTTGTTCCAGGGATGGCAAAGCAGAGGAACAAAGAATGTTCTGAGAGTGATGTGAAGAGGGGCGAATAG
- the LOC107623370 gene encoding uncharacterized protein LOC107623370: protein MLTAAILTPLSSSHFRISRNSIPQNPCRSSKVNTFAPNFRGGCKCETQTERGLEFEIGGAFYRQESASGRDLGVLAAFLHKKSNGSLRVLDALCGCGVRSLRYLVEAEADFVAANDANDSYGSTIAENLSRVKKGSCDESGERWKVTHLEANRVMVDYYLQKSFFDFIDVDSFGSDSSFLRSAMNALRLGGLLYVTSTDGYSSGGHRPHHSLAAYGAYVRPMPYSNEVGLRMLIGGAAREAAVLGYHITPLFSYYAYHGPVFRVLLRLNRGKIHDSRHYGYIGYCHKCGNSHEYSWDQLGQISCSCSMPMVSNSLVVSGPLWTGPLHDAAYLADMLNLAKEWEWVECDSKNSLGKLINRMIDESDPKLPFGYIKLDEMASRAKINSPSLKALMNAMHQEGYAASRSHIATNAIKTNCPMTECIRIAKELLQVPVS, encoded by the exons ATGTTGACGGCCGCTATTCTCACTCCTCTATCCTCATCTCATTTTCGCATTTCACGTAACTCAATTCCTCAAAATCCGTGTCGTAGCTCCAAAGTCAACACCTTTGCGCCGAATTTCAGGGGTGGCTGTAAATGTGAGACTCAAACCGAAAGGGGGTTAGAGTTTGAAATTGGCGGTGCATTCTACCGGCAAGAGAGCGCCTCCGGGAGGGACCTCGGAGTACTCGCCGCTTTCTTGCATAAGAAGTCCAATGGGAGCTTGCGCGTGCTTGATGCGCTTTGCGGGTGCGGTGTTCGTTCGCTTCGGTACTTGGTTGAAGCTGAAGCTGATTTTGTTGCTGCTAATGATGCGAATGATAGCTATGGAAGCACGATTGCAGAGAATTTGTCGAGGGTGAAGAAGGGTTCTTGTGATGAGAGTGGAGAGAGATGGAAGGTTACTCATTTGGAGGCTAATCGTGTGATGGTGGATTATTATCTTCAAAAGAGTTTCTTTGATTTCATTGATGTTGATTCTTTTGGGAGTGATTCATCTTTCTTGAGGTCTGCAATGAATGCTTTGAGGCTGGGTGGTTTGCTCTATGTGACTTCTACTGATGGATACTCTTCTGGTGGACACCGTCCCCATCA TTCTTTAGCTGCATATGGAGCCTATGTGCGCCCTATGCCATATTCGAATGAGGTTGGTTTGCGAATGCTTATAGGTGGAGCTGCCAGGGAGGCTGCAGTGTTAGGGTATCATATTACTCCCTTGTTTTCGTACTATGCATATCACGGACCTGTTTTCAGAGTCTTACTCAGATTAAATCGTGGCAAGATTCATGACAGTAG GCATTATGGCTATATTGGTTACTGCCACAAATGTGGAAATTCTCATGAATATTCTTGGGATCAACTTGGTCAGATTAGTTGCTCTTGCAGTATGCCAATG GTTTCAAACTCCCTTGTGGTGTCCGGACCGCTTTGGACTGGACCTCTTCACGATGCTGCATATCTTGCGGACATGCTAAATCTAGCCAAGGAGTGGGAATGGGTTGAATGTGACAGTAAAAACAGTCTTGGAAAGCTTATAAACCGAATGATTGATGAAAGTGACCCTAAGTTGCCATTTGGGTATATCAAGTTGGATGAG ATGGCAAGCCGCGCAAAAATTAATTCTCCATCACTAAAGGCCTTGATGAATGCCATGCACCAG GAGGGTTATGCTGCAAGCAGGTCTCACATAGCCACAAATGCAATCAAGACCAATTGCCCCATGACAGAATGCATTAGGATTGCAAAAGAACTATTACAAGTTCCTGTTTCATAA